A stretch of the Sphingosinithalassobacter tenebrarum genome encodes the following:
- the nuoN gene encoding NADH-quinone oxidoreductase subunit NuoN: MSYATQLAMALPELVLAVSGILLMLIAAWGGQAVTRAVSFVSVLALVGAGIALFGPASAGGEAFYGLYRADAFAAFAKVLIFGAAAVAIIIAPKFFEQTSGDDLRPEYPVLMLFSAAGMGMMVSAGDLITLYVGLELQSLAAYVLASFMRHDTRSAEAGLKYFVLGALASGILLYGISLVYGFSGTTLFDGIADAYAGEESLGLLFGLVFVFAGLAFKVSAVPFHMWTPDVYEGAPTPVTAFFASAPKVAAMAMAVRVAMEAMAPAVSDWRQIVVFAALASIFFGAIAAIGQNNIKRLLAYSSINNVGFMLIGLAAGTQAGVASVLFYLAVYIVMTLGAFIIVLQMRDESGQPVETISSMAGMSRNRPGLALAMAIFMFSFAGIPPLLGFFAKLEVFIAAVNAGLFPLAVAGIVGSVIAAYYYLRVIKVMYFDEAAPAYAGRAGPIEGALLAVAALFISPVGWFLLAPLGSWTSIAAQSLF; the protein is encoded by the coding sequence ATGAGCTACGCCACCCAACTCGCAATGGCGCTGCCCGAGCTGGTGCTCGCTGTGTCGGGCATATTGCTGATGCTGATCGCCGCCTGGGGCGGACAGGCCGTGACGCGCGCGGTCAGCTTCGTGTCGGTGCTGGCGCTGGTCGGCGCGGGCATCGCGCTGTTCGGGCCGGCTTCGGCGGGCGGCGAGGCGTTTTACGGCCTCTATCGCGCCGATGCCTTCGCGGCCTTCGCCAAGGTGCTGATCTTCGGCGCGGCAGCGGTGGCGATCATCATCGCTCCCAAATTCTTCGAGCAGACCTCGGGCGACGATCTGCGCCCGGAATATCCCGTGCTGATGCTTTTCTCCGCCGCGGGCATGGGAATGATGGTGTCGGCGGGCGACCTGATCACCCTCTATGTCGGGCTCGAACTGCAGAGCCTTGCCGCCTATGTGCTGGCGAGCTTCATGCGGCATGACACGCGCTCGGCCGAAGCGGGGCTCAAATATTTCGTCCTCGGCGCGCTGGCCTCGGGCATCCTGCTCTACGGCATCTCGCTGGTGTACGGCTTCAGCGGCACGACGCTGTTCGACGGGATCGCCGATGCTTATGCGGGCGAAGAGTCGCTGGGGCTGCTCTTCGGGCTGGTGTTCGTATTTGCCGGGCTCGCCTTCAAGGTGTCGGCGGTGCCGTTCCACATGTGGACGCCCGACGTTTACGAAGGCGCGCCGACGCCGGTGACGGCTTTCTTCGCCTCGGCGCCCAAGGTCGCGGCGATGGCGATGGCGGTGCGCGTCGCGATGGAAGCGATGGCGCCCGCGGTCTCGGACTGGCGCCAGATCGTCGTCTTCGCCGCGCTCGCCTCGATCTTCTTCGGTGCGATCGCCGCGATCGGGCAGAACAACATCAAGCGGCTGCTCGCCTATTCGTCGATCAACAATGTCGGCTTCATGCTGATCGGCCTTGCCGCGGGAACGCAGGCGGGCGTGGCGAGCGTGCTCTTCTACCTCGCCGTCTATATCGTGATGACGCTCGGCGCGTTCATCATCGTGCTGCAGATGCGCGACGAGAGCGGCCAGCCGGTCGAGACGATCAGCAGCATGGCGGGCATGTCGCGCAACCGGCCGGGCCTGGCGCTGGCGATGGCGATCTTCATGTTTTCCTTCGCGGGCATTCCGCCGCTGCTCGGCTTTTTCGCCAAGCTGGAAGTGTTCATCGCGGCCGTGAATGCCGGACTGTTCCCGCTGGCGGTTGCGGGCATCGTCGGCTCGGTGATCGCGGCCTATTATTATCTGCGCGTCATCAAGGTGATGTATTTCGACGAAGCGGCGCCCGCCTATGCGGGTCGTGCCGGGCCGATCGAAGGCGCGCTGCTGGCTGTCGCGGCGCTGTTCATCTCGCCGGTGGGCTGGTTCCTGCTCGCCCCGCTGGGAAGCTGGACGAGCATCGCGGCGCAATCGCTGTTCTGA
- a CDS encoding DUF1467 family protein → MGLPSMLAVYFLFWVFSVFLVLPFGVKTAAEVGEQVQPGHAESAPHEFRLGRTLLRSTIVATVLFALFVLNYLYGWVTPEMLDWTQW, encoded by the coding sequence ATGGGCCTGCCTTCAATGCTGGCCGTATATTTTCTGTTCTGGGTCTTTTCGGTGTTCCTCGTCCTGCCGTTTGGCGTGAAGACCGCGGCAGAGGTCGGTGAGCAAGTACAGCCGGGCCATGCCGAAAGCGCGCCGCACGAATTCCGGCTCGGCCGCACGCTGTTGCGCAGCACGATCGTCGCGACCGTACTCTTCGCGCTGTTCGTGCTCAATTATCTCTATGGCTGGGTCACGCCAGAGATGCTCGACTGGACCCAGTGGTAG
- a CDS encoding biotin--[acetyl-CoA-carboxylase] ligase: MIRTVAETGSTNADMLALARSGAEEGLWLRAARQSGGRGRQGRAWVSPQGNLYASTLVRLRPADPPPATLALVTAVALEEAVRAFLPDAPLLLKWPNDLLVEGAKLSGILLERADNAVVIGVGVNIAHHPTDTERPATSMAAYGATPDPALFLETLAECFSRWLARWRGEGIVAIRDRWTARAHPEGTALQARQADGSVVEGLYAGLTGDGALILRLADGGRHVMHAGDVFLI; the protein is encoded by the coding sequence ATGATCCGCACCGTCGCGGAGACGGGCTCTACCAATGCCGATATGCTCGCTCTCGCGCGTTCGGGCGCCGAGGAGGGGCTCTGGCTTCGCGCCGCGCGCCAGAGCGGCGGGCGCGGGCGGCAGGGGCGGGCTTGGGTATCGCCGCAAGGCAATCTCTATGCGAGCACGCTGGTTCGGCTCCGTCCCGCCGATCCGCCGCCGGCGACGCTTGCGCTGGTGACGGCGGTGGCGCTGGAGGAGGCGGTGCGCGCCTTCCTCCCCGACGCGCCGTTGCTGCTCAAATGGCCCAACGACCTGCTGGTCGAAGGCGCCAAGCTCTCGGGCATATTGCTCGAACGCGCCGACAATGCCGTGGTGATCGGCGTCGGCGTCAATATCGCGCACCATCCGACCGATACCGAACGGCCCGCGACGAGCATGGCCGCCTATGGCGCCACGCCCGATCCGGCGCTGTTCCTCGAAACGCTGGCCGAATGCTTCTCTCGCTGGCTGGCGCGGTGGCGCGGGGAGGGGATTGTCGCGATCCGCGACCGCTGGACAGCGCGCGCGCATCCCGAGGGGACTGCGTTGCAGGCGCGGCAGGCCGACGGCAGCGTTGTCGAAGGACTCTATGCCGGGCTGACCGGAGACGGCGCGCTCATCCTGCGCTTGGCCGATGGCGGCCGCCATGTCATGCACGCCGGCGACGTATTCCTGATCTGA
- a CDS encoding type III pantothenate kinase has protein sequence MLLAIDAGNTNIVFALLEDGEIRTRWRIATDPRRTADEYAVWLNQLLQLEGYDRSAVTAVIVATVVPRALHNLEVLSTKYFGVEPVIAGKGAAQWGFALDVEEPQSLGADRAVSMIAAHAAHPGDVILIDFGTATTFDVIDYRGAYKGGIIAPGINLSLDALVNAAAKLPRIAIAAPETDSVIGRNTVDQMNIGIYWGYISMIEGLVARIREEIGRPAKVVATGGLAILFEQHTSVFDAVEADLTIQGLGLLWQRSVK, from the coding sequence ATGCTGCTCGCCATCGATGCCGGTAACACCAACATCGTCTTCGCGCTGCTGGAGGACGGCGAGATCCGCACGCGCTGGCGCATCGCCACCGATCCGCGCCGCACCGCCGATGAATATGCCGTGTGGCTCAACCAGCTGCTCCAGCTCGAAGGCTATGACCGTTCGGCGGTGACCGCCGTGATCGTCGCCACCGTCGTGCCGCGCGCGCTCCACAATCTCGAAGTGCTCAGCACCAAATATTTCGGCGTCGAGCCGGTGATCGCGGGCAAGGGCGCGGCGCAATGGGGCTTCGCGCTCGATGTCGAGGAGCCGCAGAGCCTGGGGGCCGATCGCGCGGTCAGCATGATCGCCGCGCATGCCGCGCATCCCGGCGACGTCATCCTGATCGATTTCGGCACTGCGACGACGTTCGACGTGATCGACTATCGCGGTGCGTATAAGGGCGGGATCATCGCGCCCGGTATCAACCTGTCGCTCGACGCGCTGGTCAACGCAGCCGCCAAACTGCCGCGCATCGCGATCGCCGCGCCCGAGACCGACAGCGTCATCGGCCGCAACACCGTCGATCAGATGAACATCGGTATCTACTGGGGATATATTTCGATGATCGAGGGTCTGGTCGCCCGGATTCGGGAGGAGATCGGAAGGCCCGCCAAGGTGGTCGCCACGGGCGGACTGGCCATATTGTTCGAGCAACACACCAGCGTGTTCGATGCGGTTGAGGCCGATCTGACCATTCAGGGACTCGGGTTGCTCTGGCAACGTTCTGTAAAATAA
- a CDS encoding ribonuclease J: MTPGKELLFVALGGSGEIGMNVNLYGTQGKWVMVDCGITFGDAGYPGIDVILPDLQFIEERLDDLLGIVLTHGHEDHIGALPYLALDLGVPLYATPFTAGLIQGKLDEEGISDRVELNIIENEGSFKLGPFGFRYVPLAHSIPEGNAVLIDTPHGRIFHTGDWKLDEQPLLGTPSTAEELTEIGDDGVLALVCDSTNVFNEKASGSEAEVRTGLDEVIGGETGRVLVTTFASNAARLKTLGEVARDTGRELCVAGRSLDRILRVAKATGYLRDFPETIDFDTAMSLPPGRVMIVATGGQGEPRAALSRIAEGTHPIKLDKDDLVVFSSKQIPGNELAIGRIMNTLAHRGIRLITDRQAFVHVSGHPGRPELAEMYRWIRPTYLLPVHGEVRHMIEQARFGVDQGISGAIFQVNGEVVRLAPGTPEVIDHVPVGRLVLDGDVILPADGGTINERRKLALNGQISVAVALTSNGHMLGVPQIRLQGVPVEEDRESFLQDAAAAAAEALRDRKRGVDIEDLRETLRLAVRRTATRWTGKKPVVDVLIVEG; the protein is encoded by the coding sequence GTGACTCCCGGTAAGGAACTTCTCTTCGTCGCGCTCGGCGGTTCGGGCGAGATCGGCATGAACGTCAATCTCTACGGCACCCAGGGAAAATGGGTGATGGTCGATTGCGGCATCACCTTTGGCGACGCGGGCTATCCTGGGATCGACGTGATCCTGCCCGATCTGCAGTTTATCGAGGAGCGGCTCGACGATCTGCTCGGTATCGTCCTGACCCACGGGCATGAGGATCATATCGGCGCGCTGCCCTATCTTGCACTCGATCTCGGCGTTCCGCTCTATGCGACGCCGTTCACTGCCGGGCTCATTCAGGGCAAGCTCGATGAGGAAGGGATTTCCGATCGCGTCGAGCTCAACATCATCGAGAATGAAGGTAGCTTCAAGCTGGGGCCGTTCGGCTTCCGCTATGTCCCGCTCGCGCATTCGATCCCGGAAGGCAATGCCGTCCTGATCGATACGCCGCACGGCCGCATCTTCCACACCGGCGACTGGAAGCTGGACGAGCAGCCGCTGCTCGGTACGCCTTCGACCGCCGAGGAACTGACCGAAATCGGCGATGACGGCGTGCTGGCGCTGGTTTGCGACAGCACCAATGTCTTCAACGAAAAGGCGTCCGGCTCCGAAGCCGAAGTCCGCACCGGGCTTGACGAAGTCATCGGCGGTGAAACCGGCCGGGTGCTGGTCACGACCTTCGCGTCCAACGCCGCGCGGCTGAAGACGCTGGGCGAAGTCGCGCGCGATACCGGGCGCGAACTCTGCGTCGCCGGGCGTTCGCTCGATCGCATCCTGCGCGTCGCCAAGGCGACCGGCTATCTGCGTGACTTCCCCGAGACGATCGATTTCGACACGGCGATGAGCCTGCCGCCCGGGCGCGTGATGATCGTCGCGACCGGCGGGCAAGGCGAACCGCGCGCGGCGCTGTCGCGCATCGCCGAGGGGACGCATCCGATCAAGCTCGACAAGGACGATCTCGTTGTTTTTTCGTCGAAGCAGATTCCCGGTAACGAGCTCGCCATCGGCCGGATCATGAACACGCTGGCGCATCGCGGCATCCGGCTGATCACCGATCGCCAGGCGTTCGTGCATGTTTCGGGGCATCCGGGACGGCCGGAACTGGCGGAGATGTATCGCTGGATCCGCCCGACCTATCTGCTGCCGGTGCATGGCGAAGTGCGCCACATGATCGAGCAGGCGCGGTTCGGCGTCGATCAGGGGATTTCGGGCGCGATTTTTCAGGTGAACGGCGAAGTCGTGCGGCTTGCGCCCGGCACGCCCGAAGTGATCGATCATGTGCCCGTCGGCCGGCTGGTGCTCGACGGCGACGTGATCCTGCCCGCCGATGGCGGCACGATCAACGAGCGGCGCAAGCTGGCGCTCAACGGCCAGATTTCGGTCGCGGTGGCACTGACATCGAACGGGCACATGCTCGGCGTGCCGCAGATCCGCCTTCAGGGGGTTCCGGTGGAGGAAGACCGCGAATCCTTCCTTCAGGACGCTGCAGCCGCTGCGGCGGAGGCATTGCGCGATCGTAAGCGCGGGGTCGATATCGAGGATCTGCGCGAAACCCTGCGTCTTGCAGTGCGGCGCACGGCAACGCGCTGGACCGGCAAGAAGCCGGTCGTCGATGTTCTGATCGTGGAGGGATAA
- a CDS encoding coiled-coil domain-containing protein, with protein sequence MRDMARTKQAKHLPETQEDGGKELLLSDAAEEAAPETEAVRATGSDPQDVPEIVEYEEDDGESPEPLRRNLFLPTLTILAVVGWFGGALWASRATLEAGMPPLDLIQFIAALCVPPALIGIFYLLALRSSTAEARRWGATARSMRAEAEALERMVATLSRKIEDNRKALAEQTNHLMDMGDGAAQRLQTTADRIGEQAHAIDTSAKTLGEAVTGAEAKVTTVLNALPQAHEEMRDLAQQIEEAGLTASQRAAALDVQLAALSERGREADSVAGGAADRLAAHLSRMEETSEQAGQRLEAVTGEMSEAVDGVLDRAAQAVDEARKGIAAQGEAILAMLNANQSALDKAGRDSVEALGERISAIEEAVDRISRRLSEEQGRGDAIFASLSGHVATIDGEIAAMHESGMERSQALAASISALSGSVGAMTEAMHAGDATARGVIDTAEDLLTALDASTREMDETLPAALDRLDTRIAASRKVIGESKPELLALVTAAESTHDAIEAIADVVSQQRDTLARTSQDLLETLDDGRAKAETLETIVDQAIGTTQRFAEDAAPQLVDALVRVRETASAAADKARETLHGIVPEATRALETAGTDALRKAMDSSVRRQLGELAETTEAAVRAATRASERLTQQMLSLAETTASIEHRIEDARTEREKADSDNFARRVSALIETMNSASIDIAKCFSQDVSDSAWTAYLKGDRGVFTRRAVRLLDTAESKQIADLYAEDEDFRDNVNRYIHDFEAMLRQILSLREGSPLGVTLLSSDMGKLYVALAQAIERLRA encoded by the coding sequence ATGCGCGACATGGCACGCACAAAACAGGCGAAGCACCTGCCCGAAACGCAGGAGGATGGCGGTAAGGAGCTGCTGCTTTCCGATGCCGCCGAGGAAGCGGCGCCGGAAACCGAGGCAGTCCGCGCGACGGGAAGCGATCCGCAGGACGTCCCGGAAATCGTGGAATATGAAGAAGATGATGGCGAATCGCCCGAGCCGTTGCGCCGCAATCTCTTCCTTCCCACGCTCACCATCCTCGCCGTCGTCGGCTGGTTCGGCGGCGCGCTCTGGGCCTCGCGTGCGACTCTGGAGGCGGGCATGCCGCCGCTGGATCTCATCCAGTTCATTGCCGCGCTTTGCGTGCCTCCTGCGCTGATCGGCATCTTTTACTTGCTCGCGCTGCGTTCGAGCACTGCCGAGGCGCGCCGCTGGGGCGCGACAGCGCGGTCGATGCGTGCCGAAGCAGAGGCGCTCGAACGCATGGTCGCGACGCTTTCGCGCAAGATCGAGGATAATCGCAAGGCACTGGCCGAACAGACCAATCACCTGATGGACATGGGCGACGGCGCCGCGCAGCGACTACAGACCACTGCCGATCGGATCGGCGAGCAGGCGCATGCGATCGACACCAGCGCAAAGACGCTCGGCGAAGCAGTCACCGGTGCCGAGGCCAAGGTGACGACCGTGCTCAACGCCTTGCCCCAGGCACATGAGGAAATGCGCGACCTGGCCCAGCAGATAGAGGAAGCGGGACTGACTGCGAGCCAGCGCGCCGCCGCGCTCGATGTTCAGCTTGCCGCGCTCAGCGAGCGCGGGCGCGAGGCGGACAGTGTCGCGGGCGGCGCCGCCGATCGGCTGGCCGCGCATCTCTCGCGCATGGAGGAGACGAGCGAACAGGCGGGGCAGCGGCTCGAAGCGGTCACCGGCGAGATGTCCGAAGCAGTCGACGGCGTGCTCGACCGGGCGGCGCAGGCAGTGGACGAAGCGCGCAAGGGCATTGCCGCGCAGGGCGAAGCGATCCTCGCGATGCTCAACGCCAACCAGTCGGCGCTCGACAAGGCCGGACGCGACAGTGTCGAGGCGCTGGGCGAACGCATTTCGGCGATCGAGGAAGCCGTGGATCGCATTTCGCGGCGGCTTTCCGAAGAACAGGGTCGTGGCGACGCGATCTTCGCCTCGCTTTCGGGCCATGTCGCCACGATCGACGGCGAAATCGCTGCGATGCACGAAAGCGGGATGGAACGCTCGCAGGCGCTGGCGGCCTCGATCAGTGCCTTGTCGGGCTCGGTCGGCGCGATGACCGAAGCGATGCATGCCGGCGACGCCACGGCGCGCGGCGTGATCGACACTGCCGAAGATCTGCTTACCGCGCTCGATGCCTCGACGCGCGAAATGGACGAGACGCTGCCTGCCGCGCTCGACCGGCTCGACACGCGGATCGCGGCGAGCCGCAAGGTGATCGGCGAAAGCAAGCCCGAGCTGCTTGCGCTCGTCACGGCTGCCGAAAGCACGCATGACGCGATTGAAGCGATCGCCGATGTCGTGTCGCAGCAGCGGGACACGCTCGCGCGGACCTCGCAGGACCTACTCGAAACGCTCGACGACGGGCGCGCCAAGGCCGAGACTTTGGAAACCATCGTCGATCAGGCGATCGGGACCACCCAGCGCTTTGCCGAGGACGCCGCCCCGCAGCTGGTCGATGCGCTGGTGCGGGTGCGCGAAACCGCCTCGGCGGCCGCCGACAAGGCGCGCGAGACGCTGCACGGCATTGTTCCCGAAGCGACACGCGCACTCGAAACCGCGGGGACCGACGCGCTGCGCAAGGCGATGGACAGCTCGGTCCGGCGCCAGCTCGGCGAACTCGCGGAAACGACCGAGGCCGCCGTCCGCGCCGCAACTCGCGCTTCGGAACGGCTGACGCAGCAGATGCTGTCGCTCGCCGAAACCACTGCGTCGATCGAACACCGGATCGAGGACGCGCGCACCGAACGCGAAAAGGCGGACAGCGACAATTTCGCGCGCCGCGTCTCGGCGTTGATCGAGACGATGAATTCGGCCTCTATCGACATCGCCAAATGCTTCTCGCAGGATGTGTCGGACAGTGCCTGGACCGCCTATCTGAAGGGCGATCGCGGTGTCTTCACGCGCCGCGCGGTGCGGCTGCTCGACACTGCCGAGAGCAAGCAGATCGCCGACCTCTATGCCGAGGACGAGGATTTCCGCGACAACGTCAATCGCTACATCCACGATTTCGAAGCGATGCTGCGGCAGATCCTGTCGTTGCGCGAAGGGTCGCCGCTGGGCGTGACCTTGCTGTCGAGCGACATGGGCAAGCTCTACGTCGCGCTGGCGCAGGCGATCGAACGGCTGCGGGCCTGA
- a CDS encoding TonB-dependent receptor, whose product MRTSYRIATSTAALATALMVMPGAAWAQDATADQDATTTEQTVEDEQLFETANEIVVTAQRRTELSRDVPISVTSIDSDQIATAGVTQLSDTTKLTPALRFDYQGAAAQPTIRGVGTAITTSGGGPNVGIYVDGFFQSNPYVADFDLLNVEGIQVLKGPQGTLFGRNTTGGAIIVTTAEPSFDPHGEARFSYGRFNEINGQAYATFGVTDNIAMDIEAQFSENDGFITDDLTGNDLAGKSHGWSVRAGLKFEVSPDVSVLLRYSHTTKDDPSPQLVNAYVDESGDAGFFDKVSAGGQAVYGASDSQGMPLIYYYAPAGTFTSEPGHVTLNGPVSFHTNSDTVQATVKADLGFADFTSYTQYRDDDTPWFGDLDATAVPLFNINVNIFDETFSQEFLLNSHPESRLQWTVGLNYFQTRDTWDVNASFGTPFADYGGSSTLSKSWAGFADLTYEVVPGQLFITAGARYSHDIVTDAYFKTNFGITSYTGPDGNPVSVGSLPPETKIPVDELTNDSLTPRVVVRYKPSESSSIYASYTRGYKAGILNVGGLSQQVVEPEEIDAFEVGYKYGDRSFSLDLSGYYYDYKNLQVSSYQNGAAQIRNAASSEIYGIEGQVRYRVSQAFSVNMGAAWTHARYKSFPNAPYYSYCDPAVATGDLACGAIGPGSLTQTTTDASGLQMQRAPEFTASAGASYTTMLAGGDLTLSGNLYYTSSFYFDPSEQFRQDAYEVLSLRAEWTDITDTFTISVFGDNVTDNRYRTQVLFNTLGIGSTWSAPVTYGVGLGVKF is encoded by the coding sequence ATGAGGACCTCGTACAGGATTGCAACGTCGACCGCGGCATTGGCGACGGCGCTGATGGTGATGCCGGGTGCGGCGTGGGCGCAGGACGCGACCGCCGATCAGGACGCGACCACCACCGAGCAGACGGTTGAAGACGAACAGCTCTTCGAAACCGCAAACGAAATCGTAGTCACGGCACAGCGCCGCACCGAACTGTCGCGCGACGTGCCGATCAGCGTCACCAGCATCGACAGCGATCAGATCGCGACGGCGGGCGTCACGCAGCTGTCCGATACGACCAAGCTCACTCCGGCGCTTCGCTTCGACTATCAGGGCGCGGCCGCGCAGCCGACCATCCGCGGCGTCGGGACCGCGATCACGACCTCGGGCGGTGGCCCGAATGTCGGTATCTATGTTGACGGCTTCTTCCAGTCGAACCCCTATGTCGCCGATTTCGACCTGCTCAACGTTGAGGGTATCCAGGTTCTGAAGGGGCCGCAGGGCACGTTGTTCGGGCGCAACACTACCGGCGGTGCGATCATCGTGACGACCGCCGAGCCGAGCTTCGATCCGCATGGCGAAGCGCGGTTCAGCTATGGCCGGTTCAACGAGATCAACGGTCAGGCCTATGCGACGTTCGGCGTGACCGACAATATCGCAATGGATATCGAAGCCCAGTTTTCCGAGAATGACGGTTTCATCACCGACGATCTGACCGGCAACGACCTGGCCGGCAAAAGCCACGGCTGGTCGGTGCGCGCCGGGCTGAAGTTCGAAGTTTCGCCCGACGTTTCGGTGCTGCTGCGCTATTCGCACACGACCAAGGATGATCCCAGCCCGCAGCTGGTCAACGCCTATGTCGACGAAAGCGGCGATGCCGGTTTCTTCGACAAGGTCTCGGCGGGCGGCCAGGCAGTCTATGGCGCATCGGATTCGCAGGGCATGCCGCTGATCTATTATTATGCGCCGGCCGGCACCTTCACCAGCGAGCCGGGGCATGTCACGCTGAACGGCCCGGTCAGCTTCCATACCAATTCGGATACCGTTCAGGCGACGGTCAAGGCGGATCTCGGCTTTGCCGACTTCACGTCGTACACCCAGTATCGCGATGACGACACGCCCTGGTTCGGTGACCTCGACGCGACTGCGGTGCCGCTGTTCAACATCAACGTGAACATCTTTGACGAGACCTTCTCGCAGGAATTCCTGCTCAATTCGCATCCCGAGTCGCGGCTGCAGTGGACGGTCGGTCTCAACTATTTCCAGACGCGCGACACCTGGGACGTCAACGCATCGTTCGGCACGCCTTTCGCCGACTATGGCGGCTCCAGCACGCTCAGCAAGTCGTGGGCGGGCTTTGCCGACCTTACCTATGAAGTGGTGCCGGGGCAGCTCTTCATCACTGCCGGCGCGCGGTACAGCCACGACATCGTGACCGATGCCTATTTCAAGACGAATTTCGGCATCACTTCCTATACCGGGCCGGACGGCAACCCGGTTTCGGTCGGCTCCCTGCCGCCGGAAACCAAGATCCCGGTCGACGAACTGACGAATGACAGCCTGACGCCGCGCGTTGTGGTGCGTTACAAGCCGAGCGAGTCGTCGAGCATCTATGCCTCGTACACGCGCGGTTACAAGGCGGGCATCCTGAACGTCGGCGGCCTTTCGCAGCAGGTGGTCGAGCCCGAGGAAATCGACGCCTTTGAAGTCGGCTACAAATATGGCGACCGGTCGTTCTCGCTCGATCTGTCGGGCTATTATTACGACTATAAGAACCTGCAGGTTTCGAGCTATCAGAACGGCGCGGCGCAGATCCGCAACGCGGCTTCGTCGGAAATCTACGGGATCGAGGGCCAGGTCCGCTATCGCGTCAGCCAGGCGTTCAGCGTCAACATGGGCGCTGCGTGGACGCATGCCCGCTACAAGTCGTTCCCCAACGCGCCTTATTACAGCTATTGCGATCCGGCAGTCGCCACGGGCGACCTCGCCTGCGGCGCGATCGGACCGGGCTCGCTGACGCAGACGACGACCGACGCTTCGGGGCTGCAGATGCAGCGTGCGCCGGAGTTCACTGCATCGGCGGGCGCAAGCTATACGACCATGCTGGCGGGGGGCGACCTGACGCTGTCGGGCAACCTCTACTACACCTCGTCCTTCTATTTCGATCCGTCGGAACAGTTCCGGCAGGACGCGTATGAGGTGCTCTCGCTGCGCGCCGAATGGACCGATATCACCGACACGTTCACGATTTCGGTGTTCGGCGACAACGTCACCGACAATCGTTATCGCACGCAGGTGCTGTTCAACACGCTGGGTATCGGCAGCACCTGGAGCGCGCCGGTGACCTACGGCGTCGGTCTCGGCGTCAAATTCTGA